One part of the Pedosphaera parvula Ellin514 genome encodes these proteins:
- a CDS encoding phytoene/squalene synthase family protein, translating into MSRTFYKTLRLLPGSIRPQIGLAYLLARMTDTIADTEIVPSEQRLKALSDLRGRILGTSKERLKFEEIAVKQGSAAERAALERCEEALKVLEDFEAEDVKRVRMVLDTITSGQELDLQRFAGASKGRIVALRVDAELDDYTYRVAGCVGEFWTKMCRAHLFPKAAIDEELLLKNGVRFGKGLQLVNILRDLPADLSHGRCYMPSERLAQIGLNPGDLLESKNETKFRQLYNEYLGVAESHLAAGWAYTNMLPKGCVRVRLACAWPILIGMQTIAKLKTENVLDPRQRIKISRAEVKQLMMRSVLAYPWPPAWKRLFPAAN; encoded by the coding sequence GTGTCGCGAACTTTTTATAAAACGCTACGTCTTTTGCCTGGTTCCATACGCCCGCAAATCGGGTTGGCGTACTTGCTGGCGCGGATGACGGATACGATTGCCGATACGGAGATTGTGCCGAGTGAGCAACGACTGAAGGCCTTAAGTGATTTGAGGGGGCGAATTCTGGGGACAAGCAAGGAGCGGTTGAAGTTTGAGGAGATTGCGGTGAAGCAGGGATCGGCGGCAGAGCGGGCAGCTTTGGAGCGATGTGAAGAGGCGTTGAAAGTTTTGGAAGACTTTGAGGCGGAAGATGTTAAGCGTGTGCGGATGGTTTTGGATACGATCACGAGCGGACAGGAGTTGGATTTGCAGAGGTTTGCCGGGGCGTCGAAGGGACGGATTGTGGCGTTGAGGGTGGATGCGGAGCTGGATGATTATACCTATCGCGTGGCGGGATGTGTGGGGGAGTTTTGGACGAAGATGTGCCGGGCGCATTTGTTTCCGAAGGCGGCGATTGATGAAGAGTTGCTGTTGAAGAATGGGGTGAGGTTTGGGAAGGGATTGCAATTGGTGAATATTTTGAGGGATTTGCCGGCGGATTTGAGCCACGGGAGATGTTATATGCCGTCGGAGAGGTTGGCGCAGATTGGATTGAACCCCGGGGATTTGTTGGAGTCTAAGAATGAAACGAAGTTTCGCCAGCTTTACAATGAGTACCTGGGAGTGGCGGAGTCGCATCTGGCGGCGGGATGGGCGTATACGAATATGTTGCCGAAGGGATGCGTGCGTGTGCGGTTGGCGTGCGCGTGGCCGATACTGATAGGAATGCAGACGATAGCCAAGTTGAAGACGGAGAATGTGCTGGATCCGCGGCAGCGGATCAAGATTAGCCGGGCCGAAGTGAAGCAGCTGATGATGCGTTCGGTGCTGGCCTATCCGTGGCCGCCAGCCTGGAAAAGGCTTTTCCCGGCTGCAAATTAG
- the argH gene encoding argininosuccinate lyase translates to MSMKKSSPVSRSGRFASGPGADVAEFTESISFDWRLWRHDIMGSIAHATMLQKIGVLTKAELQAITKSLEEIGQEIHDGKFEWKPELEDVHMNIEAELTKRVPTGAKLHTARSRNDQVALDMRLWLRDEIVELAGELRGLQGALVGLADKNAEVVIPGYTHLQRAQPVYFAHHLLAYVEMVERDHQRLTDAFQRVNVCPLGSGAIAGSTLPLDREFVAEQLGFVDAKGKPVVTQNSMDGVSDRDFAIEFCSVAALAAVHLSRLAEDVILWASSEFNFIKIADAYTTGSSLMPQKKNPDVAELTRGKTGRVVGNLMALLTLLKGLPMTYNRDLQEDKERLFDTAVTIRGCVRLMGAMLENTSVNTKNCAAAASDPALLATDLADYLVRKGIPFRQAHHVVGAVVALAEKEGKALNQLTLEQLKALDKTFGNDALGVFDLKKAMAQRNLIGAPGTKEVARQLGRWKKILKG, encoded by the coding sequence ATGAGCATGAAAAAAAGTTCTCCAGTTTCGCGGAGTGGCAGGTTTGCCAGTGGTCCGGGTGCGGACGTGGCGGAGTTTACGGAATCGATTTCGTTCGATTGGCGTTTGTGGCGTCATGACATCATGGGATCGATTGCGCACGCGACGATGTTGCAGAAGATCGGGGTGCTGACGAAGGCGGAGCTGCAGGCGATCACGAAGAGTTTGGAGGAGATCGGGCAGGAGATTCACGACGGGAAGTTCGAGTGGAAGCCGGAGCTGGAGGATGTGCACATGAACATCGAGGCCGAGCTGACGAAGCGGGTGCCGACAGGGGCGAAGCTGCATACGGCGCGGTCGCGGAATGACCAGGTGGCGCTGGATATGCGGTTGTGGTTGCGGGATGAGATTGTGGAGCTGGCGGGGGAGTTGCGCGGGTTGCAAGGGGCACTGGTTGGATTGGCAGATAAGAATGCGGAGGTGGTGATTCCGGGTTACACGCATTTGCAACGGGCCCAGCCGGTGTATTTCGCGCATCATTTGTTGGCGTATGTTGAGATGGTGGAGCGGGATCATCAACGGCTGACGGATGCGTTTCAGCGGGTGAATGTGTGTCCGCTGGGAAGCGGGGCGATTGCGGGGTCGACGCTGCCGTTGGACCGGGAATTTGTGGCGGAGCAACTGGGCTTTGTGGATGCGAAGGGGAAACCGGTGGTGACGCAGAATTCGATGGACGGGGTGAGCGACCGGGATTTTGCGATTGAATTTTGCAGTGTGGCGGCGCTGGCGGCAGTGCATTTGTCGCGGTTGGCGGAGGATGTGATTTTGTGGGCGAGTTCGGAGTTTAATTTCATCAAGATTGCGGATGCGTATACGACAGGGTCGTCGCTGATGCCGCAGAAGAAGAATCCGGACGTGGCGGAATTGACGCGGGGCAAGACGGGTCGCGTGGTGGGGAATTTGATGGCGTTGCTGACGTTATTGAAGGGATTGCCGATGACGTATAATCGCGATTTGCAGGAGGACAAGGAGCGGTTGTTCGATACGGCGGTGACGATACGTGGGTGCGTGCGATTGATGGGGGCGATGTTGGAGAACACGAGCGTTAATACGAAGAATTGCGCGGCGGCGGCGAGTGACCCGGCGTTGTTGGCGACGGATTTGGCGGATTATCTGGTGCGGAAGGGAATACCTTTCCGGCAGGCGCATCATGTCGTGGGAGCGGTTGTGGCCTTGGCGGAGAAGGAAGGAAAGGCGTTGAATCAATTGACGCTGGAGCAGTTGAAGGCCTTGGACAAGACGTTTGGGAATGATGCGCTGGGGGTGTTTGATTTGAAGAAGGCGATGGCGCAGCGGAATTTGATTGGCGCGCCGGGGACGAAGGAAGTGGCGAGGCAGTTGGGGCGGTGGAAGAAAATTTTGAAGGGGTAA